The genome window acatacgttcaCTCAGCACCCCTCTAAACTTCACTGGGTGACCTGGAGTGTGTGGCTACGTTGCTCTGAAAGCCGCCGCAGAAGAGGACGTAGAGCGAGCGCTGGATCTCGGCATTACGGTAGGCGTAGATGATTGGGTTGATCATGGAGTTGTAGGTGGCCGGAAGAAGCGTGGCATACGTGTATACCGACGGGTATTCGCGCTCTCCCACCAGGCAGTAGATGGCGAAGGGTAGCCAGCTCGAGCCGAAGGTGCCTAGGATGATGGCGAGCGTGGCCACGCCCTTCTTGGTGGCCACGTAGTGCGATGTGGTGAAGAAGTGCTGTTGAAGAGCGATCTGGTGCGCGTGGCGGCACACGATCTTGCAGATCTTGAAATAGAGGGTCAGCATGATTATGAAGATGATGAAGAAAGAGACCGCCAACAATGTCACATTGCTGCGAGTGAGTGGGTGCACGATGCTACACAAGCTTGGGTCGTCCAGGCAGTTCCAGCCTAGCACAGGCAGCAGGCCCAGGCACAGAGACACACCCCATGTGCTCACCAGCATCAGGTGCACGTAGTGGAGCGTCTTCTCTGAGAAGTAAGTCAGTGCATTGTATAAAGAGAAATACCGGtccactgttatagccagcaggCTACTTATGGACGCCGTGAAGGAGGCCACTAGGAACCCAACAGTAATAAGGCTGATAGTCTCTGAGGAGAGAACGTACTGGAACACAAAGTTGAGGATTAATCCCATGCCTGCCAGTAAATCCGCTGTGGCTAGGCTTCCTACGAGCACGAACATGGGGGTGCGCAGGGTGGGTGTATAGAAGATGATAGCCACCACGATGGCATTCTCGCAGGCGATGACAGTGCCCGACATGCAAAGCATGATGTCCCATGGGTTGATGGGGAAGTCCAGAGGGGCGGTGGAGAGCCCCAGGCTGACATTGCGCTCTGGAAAGTCGGTCTCCATCCACGGGAGAGTCTCTCCAGCCACCACAACCGTCATTGCGGTGTCGTTACACTGGAAAGTCTTGTTCATGTCTGCGCACATGTCTGCTTTCCCCTCCTGGAGAGAgaatgggatagagagagattgtGGTTTAGTTTCACTAAGGGACACCATGGCaaccatgacagagagggagaagcgttcatccatgtatacgggtaagatagtctagctagcatTTTTTttgatattatacgtttctaattttgtcaaagtcattttcattgcaagttaaagcatactgttagctagctagctaacgttaactgtctggctcactagctaacgttacatgtatgatctgtgtagtaatattattcgtatctcagagcaaTTTGCATTGCTAtttatagctagctaacattgaacggTAACCATAGTTGGTTACCTTTAGCTACCAGCAGATTcaggtagtaacgttatgagttgggattatggttcattgtctagctagctagctagctacatgtctaaacaaaagactcaactatgcaagtaaccatttcactgttccgtttacaccttctgtatcctgtgcatgtgacagatAAACTTcgatttgatatagtgtgtgtttaccagagtgAAGAGGAACATGACCTGCATCACTCTGGTAcactctgaaatcggagtagatagccagagggaATTTACAAACGCATCCTTTGAATTTAGCTAGCTGTTTTAGCTTGCCACCAcatcatgtactgtatatgttgGATATAATTGAATTGCCAAAGCTAGCTAGTTCATGTTAAATGTTGCTTGCAGTGAGCGTTGGGTTTCTCTGAGAGCAATTTAGCTAGGACTGGCTAAATAGCTAGATTATTTCTAGCTAAAAAGGTAGTTGGTCTGGAGCCTCAACTGCCTATGGACAGACCACAGCCAATGTAAGTTAGTCTTTTGTATAATTTAGTTAGCTAGTTCCTGAACATTAATGAACCCCTTGTTCTTCATCTTGTGTGGAATAGTTtcactgactctctgtctctgcatTATCCACAGGGTAACTGTCAACTTGTGACTCTGAAAATTGACCCTGGAGGATAAGAAATCTGCATTGTAAGTATCAATTTGATGTTCATGAACATTAACCTGGAATTCTTCATCTTGTGTAGAATTTCATttgactctctgtctctgcatTATCCAGGGTTAACTCAAATAGTCTGTGTAGCTATTTTCTTAGCTATTTATttgaaatatacactgagtgtacaaacattaggaacacctgctctttccatgacatagactgaccaggtgaatccaggtgaaagctatgatcccttattgatgtcacctcttaaatccacttcaaccagtgttgatgaaagggaggagacaggttaaagaaggatttttaagccttgagacgattgagacatggattgtgtatgtatgccattcagaggttgaatgagcacgacaaaatatttaaatgcctttgagcggggtagaGGTGCCAGGCgtactggtttgagtgtgtcaagaacagcaacgcTGCCACgctttcatgctcaacagttttccatgtatatcaagaatggtccaccacccaaaggacatccagccaactgtgggaagcattggagtcaacattgggcAGCATCCCTAAGGAAGGCTTTCAAcaccgacaaattgaggctgttctgtgggcaaaagggggtgcaagt of Salvelinus namaycush isolate Seneca chromosome 29, SaNama_1.0, whole genome shotgun sequence contains these proteins:
- the LOC120023918 gene encoding G-protein coupled receptor 6-like; amino-acid sequence: MNKTFQCNDTAMTVVVAGETLPWMETDFPERNVSLGLSTAPLDFPINPWDIMLCMSGTVIACENAIVVAIIFYTPTLRTPMFVLVGSLATADLLAGMGLILNFVFQYVLSSETISLITVGFLVASFTASISSLLAITVDRYFSLYNALTYFSEKTLHYVHLMLVSTWGVSLCLGLLPVLGWNCLDDPSLCSIVHPLTRSNVTLLAVSFFIIFIIMLTLYFKICKIVCRHAHQIALQQHFFTTSHYVATKKGVATLAIILGTFGSSWLPFAIYCLVGEREYPSVYTYATLLPATYNSMINPIIYAYRNAEIQRSLYVLFCGGFQSNVATHSRSPSEV